CCCTGTCTCGTCCAAAAGAAGCACTGTGTTGTGATCCGACCGAACTTCCAGTACTGTCCCTTGCATCCAAACCACAGAGACTACAAGTGCAGTGTTTTTCCATTGTCCCAGTCTTTTTATATTACATTCGAGCTTGCCATTCAATCGATTATCTTTCCCCTCTCGGAGTTGGCTGGAAAGAACTTTGATAGGAGGACTTTTCTTATTTTGTCCTGAAATGAGCCCAGTGGAGTCCATGCAATCTGCGAGTGAAAACTTTCAAACGagttagttataaaaaatattcCGTGTGACCTTTAGACGTCATTGTGACCAATAACCCGGATGTTGATTTGAACGTTTTAAAATAAAAGCACCTCGGATTGGTTGCATACGTGGTGCTACCAATGGAGTATCAAAGATTATACATATACtgacaatgggagtcgttgtccacaaagccGCACGGTGGGttgtctagctcccgcctatcctttctttggattggtggagaCATTTCATTAATGTAATCCTGTTTGAATATTCGttgagggttgttgacgtcaaccgcctgtatttATTGGAGAGAGacgctatgctactagcctcatgcaattaatatgcatagccatctcagataactccgatataaagttgttttctctcaaagttgccgggatgtcacgtgtcctacttatatcagtacactcgtaacaattTAAGAAAGTcatattcgatcaaataaacctcacgtagcaaataagccataatttttttgttgttgaacaaattcgacactcattggCCACCATTGGCGAAACAACGCCACctgctagagagagaaagagtttccGCCGAGTTGAGCCGCTCCTCTTTTTCTCTGGTATTTTCACTTGTGTGATGATGGGCATAGAGAACACAAGCTTTGTCGAACCCATTTGATTTCTTTGATCCTGATTGACCCATGCAGTTTCTTAGGCCTATCACTATTTTGAACCATCAAATGAACAAAATAAAACCATGGTCCGTAAATAATAATGACATTGATGAGCAAATATAAAACTAGAAAATCAAATTAGACACTTTTTCATTTGAATTGAATAGTCACacatttctctctttctttgAGAAAAGCATTTCTGGCAAGTTAAAGTGAAATGTGGCTATTTTTTTTCCAACCAGAGGCTCTTCTTAGTAAAACAAACAACAGAACACCCTCATATTAATTTGTATTTCTTTCCCATCCCCAATATAcaaaatgaaataaacaaaaatcattataaaaaaaaaagattaaataGTTGATAAATAACCTACAGTAGTGATATGAATATTAATGATTAACCAATAGAAAATACAATTGGAGCAATGGAGTTGATAAAACATTGCATATTATATGGCATATTTATTGCATATTGCACTCATTTGGCTGTCAAAGATAATGTCAGCTTTAATGTCTTCTTTAAAAATAGATTCCAAAAATAGATTTAATATTATGACCGTGATATGATAATTATGTAACCTGGTCTAAATTATAATGCTTCTATTGCAATGTTAGAATCTACATTTGCACTGCAATGAACAAGATACCAAACAGGAAAAGCAGAGGAGCTGGATATGTGCCTCTGCTCTGGCCTAAAAGACatcgagagagagaacagaaaaacAAGGTTAAGATTTGCATGTCTTCTGTCATTACTGTTACTATATGTTCCCAAATACATTCCTATACATTATAAGTACAATTATGTTTACGGTACATTACAGAGCAGATAACTAATTTCCCCTCTTTGCAAACCAAATTATTTCAACACTTTCTAAGGGAATCACATTTTTAAATGGATTTAGCACGGGCGAAGCATGCTAACCATTAATGCAACGTTTGACACCTTACCGGAAGTTGTTTTGATGATGGTGGTGGCAGTAGTTGTCATCGTCACTGCTGGTGTGATGGGGGTGGTGTTTGAATCTGTTCCATTCGTTGGTACCACCCTTCCTCCGGTCAGACCGATACCCAGCTTGTCAAGCTCAGACTGTAACTGCTTTGAGACCCAGTTCTTCACTACAGTGTTATTCTCAAAGGTTTTCATGTCATTTAGGTTGGAGCCGAGGAGTCCAGACACTTCACTCACATTAAGATCCTATTTAGAGGCCGAGAATTACAGAAAAAATGATAAGATGCCAATGAATTGAGTCACTGCCATCACAGGTCATTGATTAATGGTATGGGAATGAGCACATACCTGGACGACAGTTGAATCCAAACCAACAAAAGTGGAGATATCCATGCTAACATTGAGCCCAGACAGACTACGGATGTAGCTGGTACTGGCACCTCCTAAAGAAGGGCAACGAACATGGTGAGAATGGCATAGGGGTTCTTTAATGTCACCACCGAGCGAACTAAATATTTGCAATAACTTTTATTACAGGATATCCTAGAAATAATCGCTTTTCTGTATGTATCCAGAAAAGGGAACCCTTACCCAGGTATGGCTGAATGAGCTGGTAGGATGTTAGCTGATCTGCAGTGGCGCGGGTTTGGACGAAGTTGATAGGGAAGGCGATCTCAGCTACTGCAAATAATGCCTTCTTATGCGCTGAGGAACAGTTAGTGATTTCCAGAGCATCTGCATCTCTGTTGTGTTCAAAAGGCACAAGAAAAACACAAACTATGAACATGCAAAAAGAAAAGCATATGAAAATGATCCAACAtaattaaccctcccgttgtcctagggtcaaaatgacccgccactgtgttgaaccaactttatttaatttttatattttttggatcatttgtgagaaggaggcagtgatactttctttaaagtctcactgcctccttctcacaaatgatcccaaaaatataaaaatttaataaagttggtttaacacagtggcgggtcattttgaccctaggacaacgggagggttaaggagCGTTTAGGCCTGGATCCTCTGTCGAGGTCAAACACTGCCAGAGCACAAGATAAATGTGAAGTGGAGTGACTTGCATGACTCGACCACAAGGTGTCTCTCTTACACAGCAAGATCTGTAGATGATCTTACCTGAGACTGTCATTTCTGATGCCTTGCAACACACTGGGGTCCAGTGCACATAGGTTAAGCCCTCCAATTGAATTCAGTTTAGAGGCACCAAGCGAATTGCCAGCACTTAAGAACTTGGTGACAATAACTTTGGCCTGAAATTGAAAAGGAAGAAGAAAGATACATTTAAATCGAAAAGCCACTCATACACATCTTTTAGAAGCAAAATGTttatcatgttttttttaaacaccATTTAAAGACGTTGTTGGTGTAAAGTTAAATAACCCTACTTTGCCGGAGTCCCATTCTCCATTGTCATTGTCCATCAGTGCTGCCAGTGTGTCCACTGTAGTGATGTTCCACTTGTTGATCTGCTCTATGGATGCCACACGAGACACCGACCCAAGCACCTGAACCTGCTGGTCTGAGAGACCTTCGGGGTACGCCTGGTGGACAAGACCACACCATAAAGAGCTGTTACCGAATGACCACCTCTTGGCAGACTGTGAGTTTGAAATCTGTTGTGATTTCCTGTTTTGTGTCAGTAAAGTTTTATACCTGGTGTAGCTTCTCCAAAATGACCTGTTGCATGCCATCATCATCTATCTTCTCAGTCAGGCTGGCCAGATTGTCCATTACTACTTGGGTGCTCAGACAGTGGTTGAACGTGGTGGTCTCATACCCAAAGGGGAACGCGTCATCACTTATGGTCACTTGAGTAATGTTGCCAAGGGAGTCTGGACATGCATTTACTAAAAAGACAAGTATTGAAAATAAATGTGATCATTCATGTCATAGAGGAGCCTCCACTATTAAACCACAGAACAGCTATATTGACCTGATATTATTTAAACCTACCAGTGCTTCGTTTGGATCGCAAAGACATGGTGCATGCTTTAAACAGCTTGTTCAGTTTCCTCTTCTCTGTCTTGTTTGTACGCAGTCTTTTCATGAATTTCTTCAGGAACATTCTTTTATTTAGCTGTGTCAGTCAAAAGAGAACACATTAAGAAATAAGAAATGCATAAAAGGTAAATGAGAGCTTTTCAAATTGAGATGGGTAACAATCTCAAATTATGTGAGGTCATTCAAAAGATAGGagtaatacaaaataataatgtttacatactgctttactcatctcagatgtatatactgtattctattctaatgTATTTTAgacaatgccactccgacattgctcgtcctaatatttatatatttcttaattccattcttttacttttagatttgtgtgtattgttgtgaattgttagatactactgcactgttagagctagaaacacaagcatttcgctacacccgcaataacagctgctaaatatgtgtatgtgaccaatacaatttgatttgatttgaaaataatGTCAAAGTGCTATGCAATTGTCATGTATAGTATACCGTGCTGATGTGTCTCCAGAAGTTTTCTCTTAAGTACAATGGAAGAATGTCAAGCTGCTCTAGAGTGGCCACATTCCATGTACTTGGGTTTCTGAACAGATAAGAATAAAGGCAGACTGATTAAGACAAAATCAATCGACAAAAATGCATTCATTTTTCAATTCATGCGTATCTACATGAACACAAATCAGCACAGCTCCGATAGCAACAATGTGACATACCCATATGTGGTCTTGCCACTGCAGATAACATTCTCCATAGCTGTAATCTGCTTATCTGAGAAGTCATTGCAGTTCTTTAGTTTCTCCAGGATGTAAAAGTCAGAGTTCTGAATGTAGTTCTCATCCAGAGTACAGGCCATGTTGCCCAGGACCTCGACATGATCTCGACTGAGCTGTGTCCCTTGGATGTTCTGGAATAAATCAAATGTCGTCATAATCACTGCTTTTAAACATTCAGTCATATACTTGTGTCTTTCGTTTTGAATACATAACTTACCAGGCACTTTTTGGCATTGTTCAGTAGCTCAACCTTTCTTCCATCCAACGTGCTGGACAGGACGGAGAAGTCTGCTCTTCCTGTTTCAGTGAAGTAGGATCTGCAGTTGGTCTGTTGTATGTTGGTGTAGCTGGAGAAAAATACAAACAGTTTACATTGTCTTTATGCTTCATTTATATAGCATTTTCATTTGGTTATGTCAGCGTAATAAACTAACAGTAATTAGTTAAACTAACATTAGTTACCCTCATTTACAATGTATTTTACAATGTCAGTGACATGACCAACTTACCTGTAATACAGCAACATATCTGATGGATAGTTGACAAAATCTTGAGGACTTTCATCTTTGACGTTGTTCCACATGCAAGTTAGCTGTAAAACAAAATGTCACTTTCTCATATGTCAGTAAAATAAGCTCCTTGAAAACAGAGAAACATATTCAATCAAAACTTGTTACTGGGTTTCCAGTAACTACTGTCATTCTTGTGCTGAGAGAATACATGCTTGGATTCATGTAgccatgaaaaataaataaaaaacatttgcATTATAATTCATACAGGCACATTAACAATGTAATCTGGAGGCCTGGCTACCGGTTTTGATTGAGTAGGGCCCTTTAGTTGATGTAGAgaaagtttttatttttaatattcaCCTGTGTCTCCTTGAGAACCACCTTTCTTCGACCGACCCTACGTCTGCAAGCTCTGATGAAACGTTTAATTTTTGTTTTGGCGAAAGTCTGGACACGAGAGCAAGTGAATCCTTGAAGAACATACTCAGAAAGGCTATAAAGAAATCAATGGAgtacattcattagagttaatACATTAACTATAAATGTCATCAAACCACTTTTTGTTCAAGTACATAATAAAAATGTATCCCCATGGGAAAATGCTACATTTGTATGATTTCTGCTCAGCTATTGGTCAGGACCGACATTCTCTAAACACTGTTACACTTACTCATCAGGCTCATCCAATCCATTTGCTACTGTATCAAAGAACAGCACTGCCTATAaatgaaacagagagaaacagatgtGTAGACACATTTATAGACGTATAATACACATGTTCACCATTGTATAATTGTGTAAATGTTGAAGGTCTACACAGCTTTTGAATACTACAAACCCCTCAATACCTGCTGAGGTTTCCATTTTTTCTTGTTGATGTTCAGAGCAATGAGTGTTTGATTTCCAGTTGTTGGGAAATTCAGTAGATTCCTGGGAATTTCGGTTGCCATTTCATCTGGGACATTGACTATCAGTTGCGTTGGTGCCGTGTCAACTGAGATGATCTGAATAAGTAATACAAAAACATGTCAACATTTCTAAATGAATACTGTTATTATGATTGATTACCCTTGATTTTTTCATAACACATTTCAATGAGGCATGTAGAACCTATAAAAAGCTATTATCATTACATTAGATACACTATTATACTCATACTGAAAAATATTGGGTGGGAAATTTATAACGCCTACTTCACATCAGTTAGtctagctactgttagctagccaagtacATACCTTATTAACATAGATCTGTTGCACAATTTTTGGAGCAGTCAGCATGTTGGTAACAAATGTTGGGTTGGCGGATGTTGTTAGAACCTGCTTCGCGGGTATTGCGGTGAGTGTTTGGGTAGGAATACCTCCCACTAAAGAGCCCAGGTTTATTAGAATGTTGGGATTGTTTATCTGAAGAAAGAGAACATTGAATTATTAAATATCCTCTAGAGTGGAGGTAGAAAGGCTGGAATGGTTTAAAGCAGGAATCATGGTTGTGAATGATGCTCACAACCAATACGCCACCAGCAATAAACCTATTAAGAAGTGAATCACCTGGAAGTTTTGGGTGATGAGAATCTGTATGATGGACAAGGACTGTCCCAAGTTCCATCCAGAAATACTGCTCAGAGTACTCAAGGATTGTAAAATCACACTGGGCGGGGCTGTAGTGATCTGGCCAGTGGTCAGACTTGTGACCTGCGGGCCCAGGGCCGTGATTGATCCCAGACTGACAATTTGGATATTCGATGCCAGTGCGGAATAAATCTGGAAGGAAATGACATCAGCAAAGATTAGGTAACAGTATCACTTAACCAATCAATGGATTGTGATAACATGGAAATAATGGCTCATACTGTAACATTTAATTTACTTGTGTTCAAAACACAGGTCTAAGGTTaagatgaaacaaaaatggagACAGATCACGATGGTGCTCACCTCTGAGTCCACGTTATTACAGGATTGGTTCAGGTTGCCCAAGACAACCACACTCTCTGACTCATTGAGCTTAGAGTAAGCGGAAGCTGGGACATAACATTGTAAGTGTGGTGGAAGCCTAAAGATATgggaataaaacaaaaatatgaaataaaacaCTGAGTAACACTTTCTTGGATTAGAATTTCCCCATAGCGTCACTCAGATTCAATGTAGACTGATGTCTGTTATCATACCCTTGACATAAACGCAATAAATAAAGTAAGTTAGTAACATAAAACCAATGATTTTAGTGGCTACTGTTCCAAACTCACTGCAGTGGGAGGAAGTTGGAGTTCTGCAGGAAGATAAGCTCAGTATAGCGTTTAGTCAGATTTTGAGGAGCTCCAGCGAAATTGAACAACTCAATGTTGACAGGGTTCACGGCAAATAGTTGTAGCTGTAAAAACCAAACAAAAAGACAAACCTTTGGTTATGTATTTTTGGTAATGTATGATGTCCCTTCATCAAAACAGGCAGGTGCATAGGCTTACCGTTGACTCTGAGCCAAACGTGTTGAAGTCTTCAATGGTCACAAAGGTGATGAACACACCAATGTAGTTAAGGAACCAGGCGGTGGAGTTGAGCTTTGGGTCAGTGGGACTATAACACTTGGGTGCTGCTGAACCTACAAGTCACAAATCAATAAATatgtgtttaatgtatttgatgTGAGAAATCATTTTAGCACAAGTTACACCAAATCATTTTTATTAAAATGGCATACATCCTTGAGGAATATCTGTCATGAAGCAGAATTTATGAATATTCTTTGGTAACAGCCTTTATGTTGAAAAATATCCATTCATGCAATTTGTAAAGTAcaatataaatatatgtataatGTAAACTGGAGTAATCAGTAGTCAGTACTAAAACACTCACTTCCTGTGTTGAGGTAGGTCTTTATGGTGTTGTACGCATCATCTTGAGTTATGGCTGAGCTGTTGAAAGTAAGGTTGCTTCCCAGTACAGATACACTGTCAAAACCACAGCAGACAGTCATCAAACTTTTCTTCCTTTTATTCACATTAAATGATGTAGATATTTCTGTGTAATAGCATCAGCAAATGTAATGTATTTCCAGTGTGGTAGCTTACAGTCTCCTGAAGGGTAAGCAGGAGGCGTTGAGTGTGTCAGAGGACTGGAGCAGGTCTCTGTTGAGGAACTTCAGGTAGTTCCTCAGCCTGTTGTCAAACCAGCGGTCAACCTCAGCCTTGTCATCAGTGGTCAGAGCCAAAGGCCAGACGCAGGGCAGGACTGGACGCTTCACATCATCTGGAAGAGTCTCCTACAGACAGATAATGATCAAAGTCAAATGATTAAGAGAACGCATCATTTAACAGAGGTTTTTCTTTCGGTAAATCCTAAGAAAGGGATactcagagagagggagtgagtgctTGAAAATGGTGACCACAATCAGCAGTGTGTGTCCTTACGGTTTCCAAGAACTCAGGAGTTTTTTTGTAGTTTCGGAAGATTGTGCAGAGCTTAGTCTTGTTGTCCACCACCTCTGGCTTCCTGAGGAAGGTACCGAGCTCTGAGGGATGCATGGTGTTGAGCAGCTGGAAACACAGATAGCATATGATACACAGTGACTTTCTAGGCCAGAACACACTTTCCAAAAGTTGAAGTGTAGCTGAAACACGTTAAATGTACTGTACCTCAGATTCCCGCTGTGGTGGAATAAGGGAGAGGAAGTTGGTCAACTTTGGGAATGGAAAGTTGAGGAAGGATTGTCTCAGGAACACGAAGAAGCTGTTGTTCCTATAGCAACGTAGTGGAGTTGATTCTGCGGACAATGAAATACTGTAAATTATCTCATCCCTCATTTGGTCCAAAACTGCGGCCCTCAGACCATGGTATATAAAACACATTATTGTATATTATCATGTATTTAGGGAGAATTATAGAGAAGGATCATGAGAAGCTATTACTGTTACTGGTAACTagtactttgttgagggaaaatgtacttgctacGATTGTAatatgttgttgtctcacctagctgtctggaaagattcacccattttgaatgttatataatatttgtgcatctctgagcatTGTCTATTGATTCCTGGGgttatttcatgttttcatgtgtatctgagctattgccattcaagcaggcagaaatacagCCGATATGATGAGTTTTGCATGATATTATgacataaaacatttaaatacTGTAGGTCAGTTAATGGTATGACAAGACAATTCTACAGGTTAACCTATGAGATAATGACTAGGTGAATACCTCTGAGAGACATGATGATTTGATGCTGGACAGCAGCCTGTGTGCCATTGGACAGCGATGGTAGGATCGAGTTTAGCAACTTCACTCTGTAGATGACAGAAACCAGAAAGAGCACCCATTGATATGCATTATCAAGAACAACTAAGagcagtaatgtactgtacacgaAGGTCAGTTGCAAACATGCATCACATTATTGGAAATTATTAGTGTTTCTATAATACACTGTGCTGATCTTACGGTTCTTGGCTGGTGTTGCAGTCTCTGTGTCTGACGATGTTGAAGAGGGGGGCCACATGCTCCTCTGTCAAGTTGGGTAACAGGGGGCGGAGTCTCTGACCCAACCACACCAGCACCTCAGGGTCTTTGATGGAGGGATCTGATAGGTTGGCATTGTTAAACACCTGCTGGAGCAGCACCTGGCGCACATCCACCGGAAGGTGAAGACCCTGAAGGACAGAAGCACATGAGAAGATTGTACTAAGCAATGGTATATAGGAAATAAGGCAGTGGTATAAGAATTGACCATGGACATCACTCATCCATACCTCAACAGCTGGAGAAACGATGTCAAAGAACTCGCCCAGATCTCTTGTAAGCACATGGATCAGTATGATGTCGACATCTCCAGGGTTTCTAAGCTGACCAGGGGTGGAGGCCACCTCCGCCAGCTGCCTGGGGCTCAGCATAGGCAGGACATCCACCTACACAGTGAAATAAGAACACGGATTCAGACTGGTTACAAATGGCTCTTGGATGAATCAGTAAGTTCAAAAGGTCAAAATCATGAACTAGTACCAACCACTGAGAAGTTTCCATGCAGTCGTTTGAGTTCTTCTAGGGGGGCAAAACCAACAAACGGCCCAAAGTACTTTTTAAGCCAGTCAGTGCTGTTGGTTGAGTTGTTGACACAGTTGGGGTctgaaataataaaaaaatattttcaaagaCTGGAGAAAAATAGCCGTCTTTCTATCCTAACTGATTACAATTCCTTTGTCTTCACCATGCTTAGTAAAATTACATTTACAGGTATCATTGACGTTGCAGAATTATTTAAATATACCTTCAGTGTCATTGCGCTTCAAGAAGGGCTCAATGAATTCAGTGTAGATCAAAAGCTGTCTTTGTCTGTCCATAGCTGAGTTAGCTGGTTTAGGGTTAGCTGGTTGATGACCTAGAGCTTCCACTCTGCGAAGGCAAAGACACCACATTGAAGTACTAGATCAAGTGAGGGCAAATAGTCAACCACACTGAAATAAAATTGATGTTTTCACATACAAAATCTGGTAGGTCCCACAGGTGAAGTTCTTGGTGCTGAGACAGGACAGGAACTCTCCGGAGGCTTGTGGGAGGAAGGGTTGGAGATTCCCCAGGAACCACTTGCGGGTGTGGTTTGGACTTCTCAGGTCATGCTGACTAAACTGGTCAACTACTACCTCCCCAAGTACATCTAGCACCAGAGAGATGGATGGGCCGCTGGGCTGGTAAGACTGAACACAAAGACAACACAAAGACAACTCAGAAGATGTTCTCTTGGATAAAGACTTTTACCCACAATCTTCTGACTTTACTTTACAAAGACAAATTCAAGAAACTCTTAAAGAATATGTTTCAAAAGAAGCTGTTCAAAAGAGGACATTGTATTATCATATCCTtgtactccctgacgaaggccatgcagccgaaatGCGTCAGAGTTTTAAAactttgtttccattgaacatggaTACAagtaaaggcattttaattaattatatgaagagtgccttggtcctcctttcttctggatttttttttaccGTGTTTGAAAACCTGTGAAGAGCCTCGTCAAGAAATGCAGAATTTTTGGTGAAGAACAACTTCCACATTTCTTTGGGATAGGTCATGTTGCCTGACAGTTTGCATTGCAGGATCTCAGAGAGTTGCTCTGGTTTTAGCTGGGTACGCTGAGAGGGCACAAAGAAAACACATACATTAAGACATTTATTTTTGGAAATCAATTCATCCACCACCTCAAAAatgtaatcaatcaaatcaaacatgTTACATGTAGAATGTGGGTTTCATAAATACACACAATGCAGAGTGTCAAACCTGAGGTAGGCAAGCATAA
This sequence is a window from Coregonus clupeaformis isolate EN_2021a chromosome 7, ASM2061545v1, whole genome shotgun sequence. Protein-coding genes within it:
- the LOC123491210 gene encoding recQ-mediated genome instability protein 2-like — protein: MDSTGLISGQNKKSPPIKVLSSQLREGKDNRLNGKLECNIKRLGQWKNTALVVSVVWMQGTVLEVRSDHNTVLLLDETGTFVVNGVNNIPKGNPCLLQGNYVMVMGMIQALSPEPVLRAVKMADLSERSAIHRRMWKFEVEDLQQTLA
- the mslna gene encoding uncharacterized protein mslna, giving the protein MCNRTEGACAPFSNATFDSFLSCAGLRRINDTQEHIDRLKGVMEEAFQFYSDSFMRLSRDLQPILELINGLSFNTSKPRFHDVNFTRVWFQLKLRPRLASVSESLLSCLSTSDLTCQTYQALVHELDMNILSMDPQRQRMVYTSFMRRFLERNDTAGCLIHGNSSEQWLMQNFRSFSTLVDYEDFFALNMNFSGLSVLALLSPEQKAELVLHPGNGGLVNGTISLVFQSLLGPLMNNYHLNQSMYNSTMMSNMTAGNATGPHELDRTLNNFLSFLRPLGSFIKTLVGSIRARNVSSERRHVLAQAVVNWILAELAGHFSPNFTLTNETVPSQTPSLSNFSITSLEDWFQHVVLPALRRFQPNNQTQIPHDLTAVFDHVFLLNPPMGSNSSMYSMVGAMDVCHIGNNDDMCSVSHAAENLAVVLRCVPHSNLSLTGENLKLLVTELSKTLDNSLTGPHQIMNGSLGLWPNLTDLFGQLPTDSFSAENLGDENFIRFWFLIRLRPLLPSVSEEYLSCLSTRDFSCQAYQALVMGLSDHISSMDEMRQKLVYTCFIHPFLSKHRHSDMMGCPSNGSLDSIKRYFGRFSIFPPLQHFFDLHRNFSALDALPALSPKQIAELLLMPHTPPPQRDDIINRVFNHLHNDTRLRDFLHDLQMLIRGANLECCNVVPFKFGCSVTPPVNESHICAGVNTTDVEHCMAGTNMTHMLCNFTIQHYACLPQRTQLKPEQLSEILQCKLSGNMTYPKEMWKLFFTKNSAFLDEALHRFSNTSYQPSGPSISLVLDVLGEVVVDQFSQHDLRSPNHTRKWFLGNLQPFLPQASGEFLSCLSTKNFTCGTYQILVEALGHQPANPKPANSAMDRQRQLLIYTEFIEPFLKRNDTEDPNCVNNSTNSTDWLKKYFGPFVGFAPLEELKRLHGNFSVVDVLPMLSPRQLAEVASTPGQLRNPGDVDIILIHVLTRDLGEFFDIVSPAVEGLHLPVDVRQVLLQQVFNNANLSDPSIKDPEVLVWLGQRLRPLLPNLTEEHVAPLFNIVRHRDCNTSQEPVKLLNSILPSLSNGTQAAVQHQIIMSLRESTPLRCYRNNSFFVFLRQSFLNFPFPKLTNFLSLIPPQRESELLNTMHPSELGTFLRKPEVVDNKTKLCTIFRNYKKTPEFLETETLPDDVKRPVLPCVWPLALTTDDKAEVDRWFDNRLRNYLKFLNRDLLQSSDTLNASCLPFRRLVSVLGSNLTFNSSAITQDDAYNTIKTYLNTGSSAAPKCYSPTDPKLNSTAWFLNYIGVFITFVTIEDFNTFGSESTLQLFAVNPVNIELFNFAGAPQNLTKRYTELIFLQNSNFLPLQLPPHLQCYVPASAYSKLNESESVVVLGNLNQSCNNVDSEIYSALASNIQIVSLGSITALGPQVTSLTTGQITTAPPSVILQSLSTLSSISGWNLGQSLSIIQILITQNFQINNPNILINLGSLVGGIPTQTLTAIPAKQVLTTSANPTFVTNMLTAPKIVQQIYVNKIISVDTAPTQLIVNVPDEMATEIPRNLLNFPTTGNQTLIALNINKKKWKPQQAVLFFDTVANGLDEPDDLSEYVLQGFTCSRVQTFAKTKIKRFIRACRRRVGRRKVVLKETQLTCMWNNVKDESPQDFVNYPSDMLLYYSYTNIQQTNCRSYFTETGRADFSVLSSTLDGRKVELLNNAKKCLNIQGTQLSRDHVEVLGNMACTLDENYIQNSDFYILEKLKNCNDFSDKQITAMENVICSGKTTYGNPSTWNVATLEQLDILPLYLRENFWRHISTLNKRMFLKKFMKRLRTNKTEKRKLNKLFKACTMSLRSKRSTVNACPDSLGNITQVTISDDAFPFGYETTTFNHCLSTQVVMDNLASLTEKIDDDGMQQVILEKLHQAYPEGLSDQQVQVLGSVSRVASIEQINKWNITTVDTLAALMDNDNGEWDSGKAKVIVTKFLSAGNSLGASKLNSIGGLNLCALDPSVLQGIRNDSLRDADALEITNCSSAHKKALFAVAEIAFPINFVQTRATADQLTSYQLIQPYLGGASTSYIRSLSGLNVSMDISTFVGLDSTVVQDLNVSEVSGLLGSNLNDMKTFENNTVVKNWVSKQLQSELDKLGIGLTGGRVVPTNGTDSNTTPITPAVTMTTTATTIIKTTSGQSRGTYPAPLLFLFGILFIAVQM